From one Luteipulveratus mongoliensis genomic stretch:
- the ilvC gene encoding ketol-acid reductoisomerase, whose translation MAEMFYDDDADLSIIQGRKVAVIGYGSQGHAHALNLRDSGVDVRVGLKEGSKSRAKAEAEGLRVLNVADAVKEADLVMILAPDQVQRVLYAEEIQPHLEEGNALFFSHGFNIRYGYITPPKGVDVAMVAPKGPGHLVRREYVDGRGVPVLVAVEADPSGKAFDLAKSYAKGIGGLRAGGIKTTFTEETETDLFGEQSVLCGGASQLVQYGFEVLTEAGYQPEVAYFECLHELKLIVDLMVEGGIAKQRWSVSDTAEYGDYVSGPRVIDERVKENMKAVLADVQNGAFAKRFIEDQDAGAPEFKAFREKAAQHPIEATGKELRGLMSWIKDESTDNDYVEGSAAR comes from the coding sequence GTGGCCGAGATGTTCTATGACGACGACGCAGACCTGTCGATCATCCAGGGGCGCAAGGTTGCCGTCATTGGTTACGGCAGCCAGGGACACGCTCACGCACTCAACCTGCGTGACTCCGGTGTCGACGTGCGCGTGGGCCTGAAGGAAGGCTCGAAGTCGCGCGCCAAGGCCGAGGCCGAGGGCCTGCGGGTCCTCAACGTGGCCGACGCGGTCAAGGAAGCTGACCTGGTCATGATCCTCGCGCCCGACCAGGTGCAGCGCGTCCTGTACGCCGAGGAGATCCAGCCGCACCTGGAGGAGGGCAACGCCCTCTTCTTCAGCCACGGCTTCAACATCCGTTACGGCTACATCACGCCGCCCAAGGGCGTGGACGTTGCGATGGTCGCGCCCAAGGGCCCGGGCCACCTCGTCCGCCGTGAGTACGTCGACGGACGCGGCGTGCCCGTGCTCGTGGCGGTCGAGGCAGACCCGTCCGGCAAGGCCTTCGACCTGGCGAAGTCGTACGCCAAGGGCATCGGCGGACTGCGCGCCGGCGGTATCAAGACGACCTTCACCGAGGAGACCGAGACCGACCTGTTCGGTGAGCAGTCGGTCCTGTGCGGCGGCGCCTCGCAGCTCGTGCAGTACGGCTTCGAGGTCCTCACCGAGGCCGGCTACCAGCCGGAGGTCGCCTACTTCGAGTGCCTGCACGAGCTCAAGCTCATCGTCGACCTGATGGTCGAGGGCGGCATCGCCAAGCAGCGCTGGTCGGTCTCCGACACCGCTGAGTACGGCGACTACGTCTCCGGCCCGCGCGTCATCGACGAGCGCGTCAAGGAGAACATGAAGGCCGTGCTCGCCGACGTGCAGAACGGTGCGTTCGCCAAGCGGTTCATCGAGGACCAGGACGCCGGTGCGCCGGAGTTCAAGGCGTTCCGCGAGAAGGCTGCCCAGCACCCGATCGAGGCCACCGGCAAGGAGCTGCGCGGCCTGATGAGCTGGATCAAGGACGAGTCGACGGACAACGACTACGTCGAGGGCTCAGCCGCGCGCTGA
- the ilvN gene encoding acetolactate synthase small subunit, whose translation MSSHTLSVLVENKPGVLARISGLISRRGFNIESLAVGPTEHPEISRMTVVVDVESIALEQVTKQLNKLIEVLKVVELEEGASVQREVLLIKVRCDTVARSQVLQLADVFRANVIDLSPDSVIIQTTGHRDKVNAFLTALEPYGVRELVQSGVIAMGRGPRSITDRALKSA comes from the coding sequence ATGAGCTCACACACACTGTCGGTGCTGGTGGAGAACAAGCCGGGTGTGCTCGCGCGCATCTCCGGGCTGATCTCGCGGCGCGGTTTCAACATCGAGTCCCTCGCTGTGGGTCCCACCGAGCATCCGGAGATCTCCCGGATGACCGTCGTGGTCGACGTCGAGTCGATCGCGCTGGAGCAGGTGACCAAGCAGCTCAACAAGCTCATCGAGGTGCTCAAGGTCGTCGAGCTCGAGGAGGGCGCATCAGTCCAGCGTGAGGTGCTGCTCATCAAGGTGCGGTGCGACACCGTGGCACGCAGTCAGGTGCTGCAGCTGGCCGATGTGTTCCGTGCCAATGTCATCGACCTGTCACCCGACTCGGTGATCATCCAGACCACCGGGCACCGCGACAAGGTCAACGCCTTCCTGACCGCCCTCGAGCCGTACGGCGTGCGTGAGCTCGTCCAGTCCGGTGTCATCGCGATGGGCCGCGGCCCACGTTCGATCACGGACCGCGCCCTCAAGTCGGCGTGA
- a CDS encoding acetolactate synthase large subunit, with amino-acid sequence MSETTMAARAASRPPSPADLAGRPSAQPRTVTGAQSLVLSLEALEVGTVFGIPGGAILPAYDPLLDSVKVRHVLVRHEQGAGHAATGYAAATGKVGVCMATSGPGATNLVTPIADAYMDSIPIVAITGQVAARVIGTDAFQEADIRGITMPITKHNYLVTDPADIPRALAEAFHVASSGRPGPVLVDITKDALTATTTFSWPPTFDLPGYRPVTKPHQKQIKAAAALIREAKSPVLYIGGGVIRAGASAALCELVELTQIPLVTTLMARGAVPDSHELHLGMPGMHGSVAAVTALQKSDLLITLGARFDDRVTGELSSFAPLAKVIHADIDPAEISKNRVADVPIVGDCLEVITELTKALREDIDAGRGGDYAAWRTRTTKWKATYPLGYTVAEDATAIAPQYVIERIGALTGPEGTYVAGVGQHQMWAAQFVQYERPNSWLNSGGLGTMGYSVPAAMGAKEAEPDRVVWAIDGDGCFQMTNQELATCVINNIPIKVAIINNSSLGMVRQWQTLFYGQRYSNTDLHTSASGTRVPDFVKLADAYGCVGLRCEKPEDVDATIQKALEINDRPVVIDFVVERDAMVWPMVPAGVSNDQVTVARAMTPVWDREDDEAGEETP; translated from the coding sequence GTGAGTGAGACGACGATGGCTGCTCGTGCAGCATCGCGCCCGCCGTCGCCAGCAGATCTGGCAGGCCGGCCCAGCGCCCAGCCGCGCACCGTCACAGGTGCACAGAGCCTGGTCCTGTCGCTCGAGGCCCTCGAAGTCGGAACGGTATTCGGCATTCCGGGAGGGGCGATCCTGCCGGCGTACGACCCGCTTCTCGACTCGGTCAAGGTGCGCCACGTCCTCGTCCGGCACGAGCAGGGCGCCGGTCACGCCGCGACGGGTTACGCCGCCGCGACCGGCAAGGTCGGCGTCTGCATGGCGACCAGCGGTCCCGGCGCCACCAACCTGGTGACACCGATCGCGGACGCCTACATGGACTCGATCCCGATCGTGGCCATCACCGGCCAGGTCGCCGCGCGAGTCATCGGCACGGACGCCTTCCAGGAGGCGGACATCCGCGGCATCACGATGCCGATCACCAAGCACAACTACCTGGTGACCGACCCTGCGGACATCCCGCGGGCGTTGGCGGAGGCGTTCCACGTCGCGTCCAGCGGCCGACCCGGCCCGGTGCTCGTGGACATCACCAAGGACGCGTTGACCGCGACCACGACCTTCTCGTGGCCACCCACCTTCGACCTGCCGGGCTACCGGCCGGTGACCAAGCCGCATCAGAAGCAGATCAAGGCCGCGGCCGCGCTGATCCGCGAGGCCAAGAGCCCGGTCCTCTACATCGGGGGAGGAGTGATCAGGGCCGGTGCCAGTGCTGCCCTTTGCGAGCTGGTCGAGCTGACTCAGATCCCGCTGGTCACCACGCTGATGGCCCGCGGCGCCGTGCCCGACAGCCACGAGCTGCATCTCGGCATGCCGGGGATGCACGGTTCGGTGGCAGCCGTCACCGCGCTGCAGAAGTCGGACCTGCTGATCACGCTGGGCGCTCGCTTCGACGACCGAGTGACGGGCGAGCTCTCGTCGTTTGCGCCACTGGCCAAGGTCATCCACGCCGACATCGACCCTGCCGAGATCTCCAAGAACCGGGTCGCCGATGTGCCGATCGTGGGTGACTGCCTCGAGGTCATCACCGAGCTGACGAAGGCGCTGCGCGAGGACATCGACGCTGGGCGTGGTGGTGACTACGCGGCCTGGCGCACCAGGACCACGAAGTGGAAGGCGACCTACCCGCTCGGCTACACCGTCGCCGAGGACGCCACCGCGATCGCGCCGCAGTACGTCATCGAGCGGATCGGTGCGCTCACCGGCCCTGAGGGGACCTACGTCGCCGGCGTCGGCCAGCACCAGATGTGGGCCGCACAGTTCGTCCAGTACGAGCGCCCCAACTCATGGTTGAACTCCGGCGGTCTCGGGACGATGGGCTACTCGGTCCCGGCGGCGATGGGCGCCAAGGAGGCCGAGCCGGACCGGGTTGTCTGGGCGATCGACGGTGACGGCTGCTTCCAGATGACCAACCAGGAGCTGGCGACTTGCGTCATCAACAACATCCCGATCAAGGTCGCGATCATCAACAACTCCAGCCTGGGCATGGTGCGCCAGTGGCAGACGCTGTTCTACGGCCAGCGCTACTCCAACACCGATCTCCACACCTCCGCGAGCGGCACCCGGGTGCCGGACTTCGTGAAGCTGGCGGACGCGTACGGCTGTGTGGGTCTGCGTTGTGAGAAGCCGGAGGACGTGGACGCCACGATCCAGAAGGCCCTGGAGATCAATGACCGCCCGGTCGTGATCGACTTCGTGGTGGAGCGCGACGCGATGGTGTGGCCAATGGTCCCGGCCGGCGTCAGCAATGACCAGGTGACGGTCGCCCGAGCAATGACACCGGTCTGGGACCGTGAAGACGACGAGGCAGGCGAGGAGACGCCATGA
- a CDS encoding ABC transporter ATP-binding protein, producing the protein MQLGEVPALDLRGLVKSFGPKTAVNGLSLQVPRGSLYGLVGPNGAGKTTTLSMATGLLRPDVGSAAVVGHDVWSDPAGAKALMGVLPDGVRLFDRLSGRELLRYVGLLRSVPQQVVAERTEQLLDALGLHGDGNTLVVDYSAGMTKKIGLACALIHTPRLLVLDEPFEAVDPVSGEAIRTILRSYVGSGGTVILSSHVMELVEQLCDRLAIVIAGQVVVQGTTDEVRAGQSLQQRFLDLVGVQAADPRGLSWLQSSSD; encoded by the coding sequence ATGCAACTCGGGGAAGTGCCAGCTCTTGATCTGCGTGGACTGGTGAAGTCGTTCGGACCCAAGACAGCCGTGAACGGGCTGTCCCTGCAGGTCCCACGCGGCAGTCTGTACGGCCTCGTCGGTCCGAACGGTGCAGGCAAGACGACCACCCTGTCGATGGCGACCGGCTTGCTGCGCCCGGACGTGGGATCGGCGGCCGTCGTGGGCCATGACGTGTGGTCTGATCCTGCGGGTGCGAAGGCGCTCATGGGAGTCCTGCCGGACGGCGTACGACTCTTCGACCGGCTCAGCGGCCGGGAGCTGTTGCGGTACGTCGGTCTCTTGCGGTCAGTTCCTCAACAGGTCGTCGCCGAGCGTACCGAGCAGCTGCTGGACGCACTGGGGCTCCATGGCGACGGCAACACGCTCGTCGTCGACTACTCGGCCGGCATGACCAAGAAGATCGGTTTGGCGTGTGCCTTGATCCACACGCCCAGGTTGCTGGTCCTGGACGAACCGTTCGAAGCGGTCGACCCGGTGTCGGGTGAGGCCATCCGCACCATCCTGCGCAGCTACGTCGGCAGCGGCGGCACGGTCATCCTGTCCAGCCATGTGATGGAGCTGGTCGAGCAGCTGTGCGACCGGCTGGCGATCGTGATCGCTGGCCAGGTCGTCGTCCAGGGAACGACCGACGAGGTGCGCGCCGGCCAGTCGCTGCAGCAGCGATTCCTGGACCTCGTCGGTGTCCAGGCAGCCGATCCGAGAGGTTTGTCATGGTTGCAGTCCTCGTCGGACTGA
- the ilvD gene encoding dihydroxy-acid dehydratase has protein sequence MTQTPDMKPRSRDVTDGLEKTAARGMLRAVGLGDDDFAKPQIGVASSWNEITPCNLSLDRLAKAVKDGVHAGGGYPLEFGTISVSDGISMGHEGMHFSLVSREIIADSVETVMSAERLDGSVLLAGCDKSLPGMLMAAARLDLASVFLYAGSILPGIAKMSDGSERTVTIIDAFEAVGACTAGKMSRADVDAIERAICPGEGACGGMYTANTMASVAEAMGMSLPGSAAPPATDRRRDGFARKSGEAVVGMLRKGITARQIMTQEAFENAIAVVMAFGGSTNAVLHLLAIAHEAEVDLSIDDFQRVGAKVPHLADVKPFGQFVMTDIDRVGGVPVVMRALLDAGLLHGDCLTVTGKTVAENLADVAPPDVDGKVIRAMKEPIHATGGLTILKGSLAPEGAVVKSAGFDSDVFEGTARVFDGERAAMDAVENGALQPNDVVVIRYEGPKGGPGMREMLAVTGAIKGAGLGKDVLLLTDGRFSGGTTGLCVGHVAPEAVDLGPIAFVQDRDRIRLDVAGGTLDLLVEDAELERRRTAGVTAPEPKYTRGVLAKYRKLVGSASKGAVCD, from the coding sequence ATGACGCAGACGCCTGACATGAAGCCCCGCAGCCGCGACGTCACCGACGGTCTCGAGAAGACCGCGGCGCGAGGGATGCTTCGTGCGGTAGGCCTTGGCGACGACGACTTCGCCAAACCCCAGATCGGTGTCGCCAGCTCCTGGAACGAGATCACGCCCTGCAACCTGTCGCTCGACCGGCTGGCCAAGGCGGTCAAGGACGGTGTGCACGCAGGAGGCGGTTACCCCCTCGAGTTCGGCACCATCTCGGTGAGCGACGGCATCTCGATGGGCCACGAGGGGATGCACTTCTCCCTGGTCAGCCGCGAGATCATTGCCGACTCGGTCGAGACCGTCATGAGTGCCGAAAGGCTAGACGGCTCAGTCCTTCTCGCCGGTTGCGACAAGTCGCTGCCGGGCATGCTGATGGCTGCCGCCCGGCTCGACCTCGCGTCGGTCTTCCTCTACGCCGGATCCATCCTCCCGGGCATCGCGAAGATGTCCGACGGGTCGGAGCGGACGGTCACGATCATCGACGCGTTCGAGGCCGTGGGTGCCTGCACGGCCGGCAAGATGAGCCGCGCCGACGTCGATGCGATCGAGCGTGCGATCTGTCCCGGCGAGGGAGCGTGCGGTGGCATGTACACCGCCAACACAATGGCCTCGGTCGCTGAGGCGATGGGGATGTCGCTTCCTGGCAGCGCTGCGCCGCCCGCGACCGATCGTCGGCGTGACGGCTTCGCGCGCAAGTCCGGCGAGGCCGTCGTCGGGATGCTGCGCAAGGGGATCACGGCTCGCCAGATCATGACCCAGGAAGCCTTCGAGAACGCGATCGCAGTCGTCATGGCGTTCGGCGGCTCGACCAATGCGGTGCTGCACCTGCTGGCGATCGCGCACGAGGCCGAGGTCGACCTGAGTATCGACGACTTCCAGCGCGTGGGCGCCAAGGTGCCCCACCTGGCCGACGTCAAACCGTTCGGCCAGTTCGTCATGACCGACATCGACCGTGTCGGCGGCGTGCCCGTCGTGATGCGTGCCCTGCTGGACGCCGGCCTGCTGCACGGTGACTGCCTGACCGTCACGGGCAAGACGGTCGCTGAGAACCTTGCCGACGTCGCGCCGCCCGATGTCGACGGCAAGGTCATCCGCGCCATGAAGGAGCCGATCCACGCGACCGGCGGGCTGACCATCCTCAAGGGCTCGCTCGCTCCCGAAGGTGCCGTGGTCAAGTCGGCCGGCTTCGATAGCGACGTGTTCGAAGGCACCGCAAGGGTTTTCGACGGTGAGCGCGCAGCGATGGACGCTGTCGAGAACGGCGCACTGCAGCCCAACGACGTCGTCGTGATCCGCTACGAGGGGCCCAAGGGCGGACCGGGCATGCGCGAGATGCTGGCCGTGACAGGAGCCATCAAGGGCGCCGGGCTCGGCAAGGACGTGCTGCTGCTGACCGACGGTCGCTTCTCAGGTGGGACGACGGGGCTCTGCGTCGGCCACGTTGCACCCGAGGCGGTCGACCTCGGACCGATCGCCTTCGTCCAGGACCGCGACCGGATCCGCCTCGACGTTGCGGGCGGCACGCTCGACCTGCTGGTCGAGGACGCGGAGCTGGAGCGTCGGCGTACGGCAGGGGTCACCGCCCCCGAGCCGAAGTACACCCGGGGCGTGCTCGCGAAGTACCGCAAGCTGGTCGGCAGCGCGAGCAAGGGCGCTGTCTGCGACTGA
- a CDS encoding SixA phosphatase family protein translates to MNDATHRQLVLIRHAKAEDPEAKVDHDRSLSERGRADADAAGRWMREQGIAPDLVLCSTAARTRETWAGIVEASKLGTVVEHDPRIYNAPAQRLLGVVREADPDAITLVMVGHAPGLPDLAATLQDGEGDEDVQERLAEGFPTCTVAVLNVDTDWADVAPRAARLRTVYTPRG, encoded by the coding sequence ATGAACGACGCCACCCACCGGCAGCTCGTGCTGATCCGGCACGCCAAGGCCGAGGACCCCGAGGCCAAGGTCGACCACGACCGCTCCCTGAGCGAGCGGGGCAGGGCTGACGCTGACGCGGCCGGCCGCTGGATGCGGGAGCAAGGCATCGCGCCGGACCTGGTGCTGTGCAGCACGGCGGCTCGGACGCGTGAGACCTGGGCCGGCATCGTCGAGGCGAGCAAGCTCGGGACCGTGGTCGAGCACGACCCGCGTATCTACAACGCACCCGCGCAGCGGCTGCTGGGGGTGGTGCGTGAGGCCGACCCCGACGCCATCACGCTCGTGATGGTCGGTCACGCGCCGGGGCTCCCGGACCTCGCTGCCACCCTGCAGGACGGCGAGGGAGACGAGGACGTCCAGGAACGTCTGGCCGAAGGTTTCCCGACCTGCACGGTCGCCGTCCTCAACGTCGACACCGACTGGGCCGACGTGGCGCCCCGTGCAGCGCGGCTGCGCACCGTGTACACACCGCGCGGCTGA
- a CDS encoding 2-hydroxyacid dehydrogenase: MAVVVSLPDQEWIAELGVLPGVDLVHWDLKAPPERDDIEVVIPPYMGSPTRLEQLANVPRLRAVQLVTAGYEHAVPYLPEGVVLANGAGIHDTSTAELALALSLASQRGIPDFVRAQETGQWLRYAGAPSLADRRVLVVGYGSIGRAIAKRLNASEAHVTAVASRARQGDDLVERVHGVDELPTLLPDAEVVILIVPLTERTRHLVDAEFLSALPDGALVVNVARGGVIDTDALLAECSAGRLRAALDVTDPEPLPAEHPLWRAPGVLISPHIGGASSAFVPRALAFLKRELTAYADGQGLSHVVHPS; this comes from the coding sequence ATGGCTGTCGTTGTGTCGCTGCCCGACCAAGAATGGATCGCCGAGCTGGGCGTGCTGCCCGGTGTGGACCTGGTGCACTGGGATCTGAAGGCTCCGCCGGAGCGTGACGACATCGAGGTCGTGATCCCGCCCTACATGGGCTCGCCGACGAGGTTGGAGCAGCTGGCGAACGTGCCTCGCCTTCGCGCGGTCCAGCTCGTGACGGCGGGCTACGAGCACGCGGTGCCCTACCTACCCGAAGGCGTCGTCCTCGCCAACGGCGCTGGTATCCATGACACCTCGACCGCCGAGCTCGCGCTCGCGCTGAGTCTCGCTTCGCAGCGCGGCATCCCGGACTTCGTCCGCGCTCAGGAGACCGGCCAGTGGTTGCGATACGCCGGCGCACCCTCCCTGGCCGACCGGCGAGTGCTGGTGGTCGGCTACGGATCGATCGGACGCGCAATTGCCAAGCGGCTCAACGCTTCTGAGGCGCACGTGACCGCTGTCGCGTCGCGGGCCAGGCAAGGCGACGACCTGGTCGAGCGCGTGCATGGAGTGGACGAGCTCCCGACGTTGCTGCCGGATGCCGAGGTCGTCATCCTCATCGTGCCGCTGACCGAACGCACTCGTCACCTGGTCGACGCGGAGTTCTTGAGCGCGCTGCCGGACGGTGCATTGGTCGTCAATGTGGCGCGTGGCGGCGTCATCGACACGGACGCCTTGCTGGCCGAGTGCTCGGCCGGCCGACTCCGGGCGGCTCTCGACGTGACGGATCCCGAGCCGCTGCCGGCCGAGCATCCGCTGTGGCGTGCGCCCGGCGTACTCATCAGTCCGCACATCGGCGGCGCGAGCTCGGCGTTCGTCCCGAGGGCCCTGGCCTTCCTGAAGCGTGAGCTGACGGCGTACGCCGACGGGCAGGGTCTGTCGCACGTGGTGCACCCCTCCTAG
- a CDS encoding PQQ-dependent sugar dehydrogenase, with the protein MGTRRIRTACTAAAVAVVAFTGCESSPPESSGSTAGSSASAPAPAPSSGGAPTSSSESRTTVASKLDVPWGLAFLPDRSALLTLRDKAEVLQIREGAKPVSVGKIDGVEPNGEGGLLGIAVSPQFASDKRVFVYYTTGSDNRVERFTFDGKALHADRVILQGIPNADHHNGGRLEFGPDGRLYIGTGDAGETSHSQDTSSLGGKILRVDQDGNAPTDNPNSGSPVWSWGHRNVQGLAWDSAGRMFASEFGQNTWDELNLIRKGANYGWPVVEGKGNRAPYVDPLVQWRTSDSSPSGLAIGTDGAAYMAALAGRALWRVPLNGITAGTPERLLDNQLGRIRTVERASDGRLWIVTSNTFRGSPSDDDDRVIAMRPPL; encoded by the coding sequence ATGGGCACTCGTCGGATCCGCACCGCCTGCACGGCCGCTGCCGTCGCAGTCGTGGCCTTCACCGGTTGCGAGTCGAGCCCTCCTGAGAGCTCAGGGTCGACGGCCGGCTCGTCGGCCAGCGCCCCCGCGCCCGCACCGAGCAGCGGTGGTGCACCCACCAGCTCATCGGAGTCGCGCACCACGGTGGCGAGCAAGCTCGACGTGCCGTGGGGCCTCGCGTTCCTGCCCGACCGCAGCGCACTACTCACCCTGCGCGACAAGGCCGAGGTCCTGCAGATCAGAGAGGGCGCCAAACCGGTGTCGGTCGGCAAGATCGACGGCGTCGAGCCGAATGGCGAGGGCGGCCTCCTCGGCATCGCCGTGTCGCCTCAGTTCGCTTCTGACAAAAGGGTATTCGTCTACTACACCACCGGCTCGGACAACCGCGTCGAGCGATTCACCTTCGACGGCAAGGCGTTGCACGCGGATCGCGTGATCCTGCAAGGCATTCCGAACGCCGATCACCACAACGGCGGTCGACTCGAGTTCGGTCCCGACGGCCGGCTCTACATCGGCACGGGTGATGCCGGTGAGACGAGCCACTCACAGGACACGTCGTCCCTCGGCGGCAAGATCCTGCGCGTCGACCAGGACGGCAATGCACCTACGGACAACCCGAACTCGGGCTCACCGGTCTGGAGCTGGGGCCATCGCAACGTGCAGGGGCTCGCCTGGGACAGCGCGGGCCGGATGTTCGCCAGCGAGTTCGGGCAGAACACCTGGGATGAGCTCAACCTGATCCGCAAAGGCGCCAACTACGGGTGGCCAGTGGTCGAGGGCAAGGGCAACCGTGCGCCGTACGTCGACCCTCTGGTGCAGTGGCGGACCTCGGACTCCTCACCCAGCGGGCTGGCGATCGGTACGGACGGAGCGGCTTACATGGCCGCCCTCGCCGGTCGGGCACTCTGGCGAGTCCCACTGAACGGCATCACCGCCGGCACACCAGAACGGTTGCTGGACAACCAACTTGGGCGAATCCGTACGGTGGAGCGTGCCAGCGATGGTCGCCTCTGGATCGTCACCAGCAACACCTTCCGGGGGTCGCCCAGCGATGACGACGACCGTGTGATCGCAATGCGACCGCCGCTGTGA
- a CDS encoding RNA polymerase sigma factor codes for MSTAEDEGFRELVEARWHRWLDVAYLVIGDERTAHEAVLDTFIHTRRSWTDLNGSPATAALRRLVRRCRTEAEGRAPAFPEDAPEDFALDELARTRADLVAAFSTLPIEQRLVLALQAVEDLTDHEIGDVLERTSNEVAGEGQSGLRSLQPVCPPSWSIAQIESELRPALRAHADLAVDGEHPWETTQLALSQADHRRRRTTVVALAALVAALIAAGGIALALRDDPKPHGQPSPTRSTSVAPPALDARSDDIKNWPLRGSLSAHPELLDPLRDSPQLDGMFGGDQPVYIDRFIFAGDIGQSRFVIGYSADVSEAQQTGLLVWSGKRGAPLNTLKPAVADGFGVVALIRRPADGAGDLLVLAPVGAKPVKVSPGPTYHLDGTATRTETRLPFTDGTASMTLPATGPDVVMVTTDGGQAALATMVGDLEGLQAPPKTESVVQSLLRTFASNHRIPVAQVTLLDQQTFRYKAPASPSFPGSASQNGPSVTGPDVDWTATMVVMRKPDGTVFRSSAVSQSGADGQGAPGPEALTDTPTDARYWRGRPMPLVEITDSDKQTIVLLAPGASSVTFSGPGAKQIGLKRIAPGVFRGPLATTAWYVDPLKVRVETKDAGGKALGSWPLITASEQDPFAQNGPDTMTTRTY; via the coding sequence GTGAGCACCGCTGAGGACGAGGGATTCCGCGAGCTGGTCGAGGCTCGCTGGCACCGCTGGCTCGATGTCGCCTACCTGGTGATCGGCGACGAGCGAACTGCTCACGAGGCCGTCCTCGACACGTTCATCCACACCAGGCGGTCGTGGACCGACCTCAACGGCTCCCCGGCGACAGCTGCGCTTCGCCGGCTCGTCCGGCGATGTCGTACGGAGGCCGAGGGTCGTGCCCCGGCCTTCCCTGAGGATGCTCCCGAGGACTTCGCGCTGGACGAGCTGGCGCGTACGCGGGCCGACCTCGTCGCCGCGTTCAGCACCCTCCCGATCGAGCAGCGCCTCGTCCTTGCACTTCAGGCGGTCGAGGACCTCACCGACCACGAGATCGGCGACGTCCTCGAACGCACCTCGAACGAAGTGGCAGGCGAAGGACAGTCCGGCCTCCGGTCGTTGCAGCCAGTCTGCCCGCCGTCGTGGTCGATCGCTCAGATCGAGTCGGAGCTGCGCCCCGCTCTGCGCGCTCACGCAGATCTCGCGGTCGATGGCGAACACCCTTGGGAGACAACACAGCTCGCCCTCTCCCAAGCCGACCATCGCCGCAGACGTACGACGGTGGTTGCGCTGGCTGCGCTCGTGGCAGCCCTCATCGCGGCGGGCGGGATAGCACTCGCGCTCCGGGACGACCCGAAGCCGCATGGCCAGCCCTCGCCGACCAGGTCGACCTCAGTTGCTCCGCCTGCGCTGGATGCCCGGAGCGACGACATCAAGAACTGGCCGTTGCGCGGCTCGTTGAGTGCGCATCCTGAGCTGCTCGACCCGCTGCGTGACTCGCCGCAGCTGGACGGCATGTTCGGAGGGGACCAGCCGGTCTACATCGACCGCTTCATCTTCGCCGGCGATATCGGGCAGAGCCGCTTCGTGATCGGCTACAGCGCCGACGTGTCGGAGGCTCAGCAGACCGGGCTCCTGGTCTGGAGCGGCAAGCGAGGTGCCCCGCTGAACACTCTCAAGCCCGCGGTCGCGGACGGCTTTGGAGTCGTGGCTCTGATCCGTCGGCCGGCTGATGGCGCCGGTGATCTCCTCGTGCTGGCACCGGTCGGCGCCAAGCCCGTCAAGGTCTCGCCCGGGCCGACCTATCACCTCGACGGCACTGCGACCAGGACGGAGACCCGGCTGCCCTTCACCGACGGCACCGCCTCGATGACGCTCCCCGCGACCGGGCCGGACGTCGTCATGGTCACCACGGATGGCGGGCAGGCAGCGCTCGCCACCATGGTCGGCGACCTCGAGGGACTGCAAGCGCCTCCGAAGACGGAGTCGGTCGTACAGAGCCTGCTCCGCACCTTCGCCTCGAACCACCGGATCCCCGTCGCGCAGGTCACGCTCCTGGATCAGCAGACCTTCCGCTACAAGGCGCCGGCGTCACCCTCATTTCCGGGTTCTGCGTCCCAGAACGGTCCCTCCGTGACGGGTCCCGACGTCGACTGGACGGCCACCATGGTGGTGATGCGCAAACCGGACGGCACCGTGTTCAGGAGCAGCGCCGTGTCGCAGTCCGGCGCCGACGGACAGGGCGCGCCAGGGCCTGAAGCCCTCACCGACACCCCGACTGACGCTCGCTACTGGCGCGGCCGACCGATGCCGCTTGTGGAGATCACGGACAGCGACAAGCAGACGATCGTGCTGCTCGCGCCCGGGGCATCGAGCGTGACGTTCAGCGGCCCGGGTGCCAAGCAGATCGGGCTCAAGCGCATCGCACCCGGGGTCTTCCGTGGACCGCTGGCGACAACCGCGTGGTACGTCGACCCGCTCAAGGTCCGGGTCGAGACCAAGGATGCGGGCGGCAAGGCGCTCGGCTCGTGGCCACTGATCACGGCGTCTGAGCAGGACCCGTTCGCTCAGAATGGTCCGGACACGATGACAACCAGGACCTACTGA